The following coding sequences are from one Diospyros lotus cultivar Yz01 chromosome 7, ASM1463336v1, whole genome shotgun sequence window:
- the LOC127806494 gene encoding uncharacterized protein LOC127806494: MEAESSMTRRKDSNSKLPSSSSKRLLFDNRYGWIIDEWKEPREEALTGGRGMFCIVPVASALLHTASQSINLIGSSTVKVLQRPDLLSPQMLQANLNDQLKKFISSIQKADLHLLALKSCQPTSFPSDIGTESNGLKTS; this comes from the exons ATGGAAGCGGAGAGCTCCATGACGAGGCGGAAGGATTCCAACTCCAAGCTTCCGTCTTCATCCTCCAAACGCCTACTCTTCGACAACCGCTACGGCTGGat TATTGATGAATGGAAAGAGCCACGTGAAGAAGCCCTGACTGGAGGCAGAGGAAT GTTCTGCATTGTGCCTGTAGCAAGTGCTTTGTTACACACGGCTTCTCAATCG ATCAACCTCATAGGAAGCTCCACAGTTAAAGTCCTCCAAAGACCAGACTTGCTCTCACCTCAAATGCTGCAAGCTAATTTGAATGACCAACTGAAGAAATTTATTTCTTCCATACAAAAAGCAGACTTGCATTTGCTTGCCCTAAAATCATGTCAGCCAACCTCTTTCCCATCTGATATAGGTACAGAAAGCAATGGATTGAAAACTAGCTAG